From Sphingobium sp. RAC03, a single genomic window includes:
- a CDS encoding spermidine synthase: protein MTPREFLGSAAVPGGQELMLYRRGGDFMIVLDRNELMSSRMSGSEKALALMTIERLAGRKAPHLLIGGYGMGFTLRAALGVLGQDARITLAELVPEIIDWARGPMAELADGCLDDPRVDLLMGDVVPVIAAGRACYDAILLDVDNGPDGLTAAANDRLYSATGLAAARAALTPGGILAVWSAGSDDAFTRRLASAGFAVDEVAVRARDNGKGPRHVIWFAQKR from the coding sequence ATGACGCCGCGCGAATTTCTGGGGTCCGCCGCCGTGCCTGGGGGGCAGGAACTGATGCTGTACCGGCGTGGTGGCGATTTCATGATCGTGCTCGACCGCAATGAATTGATGAGCAGCCGGATGAGCGGCTCCGAAAAGGCGCTGGCGCTGATGACGATCGAGCGGCTGGCGGGGCGCAAGGCCCCCCATCTGCTGATCGGCGGCTATGGCATGGGCTTCACCCTGCGCGCGGCGCTCGGCGTGCTGGGGCAGGATGCGCGCATCACGCTCGCGGAACTGGTGCCCGAAATCATCGACTGGGCACGCGGGCCGATGGCGGAATTGGCCGATGGCTGCCTCGATGACCCGCGCGTCGATCTGCTGATGGGCGATGTCGTCCCCGTCATCGCCGCGGGCCGGGCCTGTTATGACGCCATCCTGCTCGACGTCGACAATGGCCCGGACGGCCTGACCGCCGCCGCCAACGACCGGCTCTACAGCGCGACCGGGCTGGCGGCGGCGCGGGCCGCGTTGACGCCCGGCGGCATCCTCGCGGTCTGGTCGGCCGGGTCGGACGATGCCTTCACCCGCCGTCTGGCCAGCGCCGGATTTGCCGTCGATGAAGTCGCCGTGCGCGCGCGCGACAATGGCAAGGGGCCACGCCATGTCATCTGGTTTGCACAAAAGCGTTGA